Below is a window of Salvelinus sp. IW2-2015 linkage group LG11, ASM291031v2, whole genome shotgun sequence DNA.
gtcactaattagtaaagaacttgccacacctggttgtctagggctttattgaaaggaaaaaccaaaaccaGCATACACTAGGCTCtcaatggaatgagtttgacactgcTGCCTTAACCACATACTCAGCCCTAAACATTAACCCCAACCCTTGTCCCCCATCCCAGTCCTCTCCTGCTCAAAGTGTGTCTGCTCCCCTGGTCAGTGCCGGTGATGGGGTACCTCTCTTCTCTTGTATTCCCCTCTCATTCTGGGATCTGTAGGGCCATCGCTGCAGGCTTGGTCTTGAAGTATTGGTTGAAACGCAGCACAGCATagctgaaggagagagagtgaaaagatggaagttggagggagaaagagtgtgAGGGAAGGAAGAACATGTTGAAAGAGACCAGAAGAGAGAGTTAAACACCCATTCTGACTAAATGAGTGCACAAACTATCCAATAGCAGCCTTAACAATAGCCCAGACAGATCCCATTGACTTGCTGCTAAACTGTCTGAGCAATATGTCACTCATACAGGCAGGGGCACAGAGTGACCGGGGGGACAGTTCTGTCGTCACTGCAGGACTGATTGGGTTGCAGACACTCAAACCACTAGCCTGTGGGTCAGTTACACCTCTGCAGGTCCCTGGGGGAAGCAGGGAcaagacagctctctctctctaatcaactgctcctctctctccatttccacAGGCACTTACTCCCCTTTCCATCTCTCACTGTGTGTAGTGGAGATTGTGCTCTACAACAGACTTTGACTGAGTTTTGGTATGTCTTTCACAGTAAGAGATCCCTTTCACTCACATGCAACACAGGCAGACAGGCCAACCAACAGATTTTAACAAGGGACCATAACACACATGCACTTACCCCAGGAAGTCAAAATTTATGGAGGAGTACTTGGCCTGGATGAGTGCCCAGAAGCCCCAGAAGAAGTGTGACGCCTACAGAGAGAGGTCGGTGGTTAGACAGGACCAAACTGATCAGCCCAGTACTAAcacgtgtgagtgagagagagagcgagcagtgACCACAGTGGTGTGAGCGATAGTGTGTTCCTCACCAGGGCAAACTTGTTGACCTGTACGTAGAGAGTCTCAAGCTCTCTGTCGCtgacctcctctcctttcttagTGGACGCCTTGTACGCGTGCAGATACACACGCAGCCACTCCAGCTGCATCTCACGGCTAGGATACAGCCCATAGTCCAGCTCACTcatacctgaacacacacacattatttatggTGTACAGTACATGTCATGACTAAGATACAGCCCATGTATCTCCTCTTACCTGCAAACTCGTTGAAGTGGTTCCCGATGTCAAAGGCCTGATAGTTGTAACTAGAGTATTCATAGTCTATGAACCGGACATGGcctggagagaaaaaagaggatgGAAAGAAAATTAGTGATAATGTTACAAATTTTTACTAATATGTTGTCCAACACTGGAGAGTTACTGGCTTTTTTTTTTCAAGATGTGACTCTTTGCGGTTATGGATGACAATGTTCATCTTCCCTTTTGAAGACGATTCaatacgtatctagatacatgggctcaaATACCATACGTTTTAGTTAGAAACTAATCGATGTGATTCGGTATGATGCAATACGATGCAAACATTTATTACATGAATACAGATTTTCCATTCCAAATTAAAATCTTCTGCTAATGAGCCTCTGagctgaattgtgtgtgtgtgtgtgtgtgtgtgtgtgtatacacagtactagtcaaaggtttggacacacctgctcattcaagggattttatttttactattttctacattgtagactaatagtgaagacatcaaaactatgaaaaaacacatatggaatcatgtagtaaccaaaaaaagtgttaattcaacatatattttatatttgagattctacaaagaagccaccctttaccttgatgacagctttgcacactcttggcattctctcaaccagcttcatgatatagtcacctggaatgcatttcaattaacaagtgtgccttgttaagttaatttgtggaatttctttccttaatgcgtttgagccaatcagttgtgctgtgacaaggtagaggtggtatacagaagatagccctatttggtaaaagaccaagtccatattatggcaagaacagctcaaataagcaaagagaaacgacattccatcatacactgctcaaaaaatgaagggaacactaaaataacacatcctagatctgaatgaatgaaatattcttattaaatattttttctttacatagttgaatgtgctgacaacaaaatcacacaaaaagtatcaatggaaatcaaatttatcaacccatggaggtctggatttggagtcacactcaaaattaaagtggaaaaccacactacaggctgatccaactttgatgtaatgtccttaaaacaagtcaaaatgaggctcagtagtgtgtgtggcctccacgtgcctgtatgacctccctacaacgcctgggcatgctcctgatgaggtggcggatggtctcctgagggatctcctcccagacctggactaaagcatccgccaactcctggacagtctgtggtgcaacgtggcgttggtggatggagcgagacatgatgtcccagatgtgctcaattggattcaggtctggggaacgggcaggccagtccatagcatcaatgccttcctcttgcaggaactgctgacacactccagccacatgaggtctagcattgtcttgcattaggaggaacccagggccaaccgcaccagcatatggtctcacaaggggtctgaggatctcatctcggtacctaatggcagtcaggctacctctggcgagcacatggagggctgtgcggccccccaaagaaatgccaccccacaccatgactgacccaccgccaaaccggtcatgctggaggatgttgcaggcagcagaacgttctccacggcgtctccagactctgtcacatgtgctcagtgtgaacctgctttcatctgtgaagagcacagggcgccagtggcgaatttgccaatcttggtgttctctggcaaatgccaaacgtcctgcacggtgttgggctctaagcacaacccccacctgtggacgttgggccctcataccaccctcatggagtctgtttctgaccgtttgagcagacacatgcacatttgtggcccgctggaggtcattttgcagggctctggtagtgctccttctgctcctccttgcacaaaggcggaggtagcggtcctgctgctgggttgttgtcctcctacggcctcctccacgtctcctgatgtactggcctgtctcctggtagcgcctccatgctctggacactacgctgacagacacagcaaaccttctttccacagctcgcattgatgtgccatcctggatgagctgcactacctgagccacttgtgtgggttgtagactccgtctcatgctaccactagagtgaaagcaccgccagcattcaaaagtgaccaaaacatcagccaggaagcataggaactgagaagtggtctgtggtcaccacctgcagaaccactcctttattgggggtgtcttgctaattgcctataatttccacctgttgtctattccatttgcacaacagcatgtgaaatgtattgtcaatcagtgttgcttcctaagtggacagtttgatttcacagaagtgtgattgacttggagttacattgtgttgtttaagtgttccctttatttttttttgagcagtgtactttaagatatgaaggtcagtcaaagtgtaaaatttaaagaactttgaaagcgcagtcgcaaaaaaaccatcaagcgctatgatgaaacccttgaatgagtaggtgtgtccaaacttttgactggtactgtatatgtgatgtatatgtctatggtgtatgTGGGTACCTGAGCTACGCCATATGGGAAATTAtgatattaagaagctgatttaacagcatgatcattacacaggtacaccttgtgccggggacaataacaggccactctaaaatgtgacgagatcccgaggcccactgtcgtgacattcatccgccgccatcacctcacgtttcagcatgataatgcacagccccatgtcacaaggctctgtacacaattgctggaagcttaaaatgtcccagttcttccatggcctgcacactcaccagacatgtcacccattgagcatgtttgggatgctctggattgacgtgtacaacagcgcgttccagttcccaccaatatctagcaacttcgcacagccattgaagagtgggacaacattccacaggccacaatcaacaaccagatcaactctatgtgaaggagatgtgaacacaccagatactgactgttttaatgatccacgcccctacctttttttaaggtatctgtgaccaacagatgcatagctgtattcccattcatgtgaatTAGGGCCTAATTGACGGGTtttcttatgaactgtaactcagtaaaatctttgaaattgttgcatttatatttttgctcagaatTAGTTCTTTTTGCAGATTAAGTGTTAAAAAATGACCTATGACTAAGCCAATGAATCTATAGCACAATTTTGGATTTCACCCATAATCTAATGGTTTAGACCGCTTCTTCTCCCACTTCGACCCTGCATTGCGGGTAGCAAAGGTGATTCACCCTGTTTATCAAAAAATTGCCATATACACCAATTGTTTCAAGCTAAACTTCCAAAACTATTGTAGATGGTGAACctgatcaaaataaaataaaatagcccCAATCAGCATGTTGCCTACCTAAAGCCGTATGAGAGTTGTCTCTCCGGCAGTATGCTACTTTATtttggtaaaacacaattttcaacagCGCATTTGATAAAATGTTACCTTGcaaattacattggttgtcaCACCAATATCTCACACACAATAAAGCCTAATATTGCGCAAGTAATTTTACAAAACAtgtctttttttgtccattaaaatagcatcaaattgatcagaaatacagtgtcaacattgttaatgttgtaaatgactattgtagctggaaacggcaaattttttatggaatatctacataggcgtacggaggccaattatcagcaaccatcactcctgcgttCCAATGGCACGTGGTGTTTGCTAATCGAAGtttattttaaaatgctaattgatcattagaaaacccttttccaattatgttagcacagctgaaaactgttgtgctgattttaaagaagcaataaaactggcattctttagtctagttgagtatctggagcatcagcatttgtgggttcgattacaggctcaaaatggccagaaacaaaactttcttctgaaactcatcagtctattcttgttctgagaaatgaaggctattccatgcgagaagtggccaagaaactgaagatctcgtacaacgctgtgtattactcccgTCACAGGACAGCGCaaactaaccagaatagaaagaggagtgggaggccccggtgcacaactgaacaagaggacaagtacattagtgtggctagtttgagaaacagatgactcctcaactggcagcttcattaaaaagtacccgcaaaacaccagtctcaacagactccgggatgctggccttctaggcagagttgcaaagaaaaagccatatctcagactggccaataaaaagaaaagattaagatgggcaaaagaacagacacggcacagaggaactctgcctagaaggccagcatcccggagtcgcctcttcactgttgacgttgagactgctgttttgcgggtactatttaatgaagcttccagttttcagctgtgctaacataaatgcaaaagggttttctaacaatcaatttgccttttaaaatgatcaacttggattagctaacacaatgtgccattggaacacaggagtgatggttgctgataatgggcctccgtacgcctatgttgatattccattagaaacatttttttaaagaagcagtttccagctacaatagtcatttataaacattaacaatgtctacatcatttctgatcaatttgatgttattttaaaatggacaataaatgagcttttctttaaaaaataaggacatttctaagtgacctcaaacttttgaacggtagtgtgtgtgtatgtatgtatgtatgtatgtatgtatgtatgtatgtatgtatgtatgtatgtatgtatgtatgtatgtatgtatgtatgtacagtggggagaacaagtatttgatacactgccgattttcctacttacaaagcatgtagaggtctgcaatttttatcatagggttgtactcatccttcttcttcctccaaacatggcgagtggagtttagaccaaaaagctcaatttttgtctcatcagaccacatgaccttctcccattcctcctctggatcatccagatggtcattggcaaacttcagacgggcctggacatgcgctggcttgagcagggggaccttgcgtgcgctgcaggattttaatccatgacagcgtagtgtgttactaatggttttctttgagactgtggtgccagctctcttcaggtcattgaccaggtcctgccgtgtagttctgggctgatccctcaccttcctcatgatcattgatgccccacgaggtgagatcttgcatggagccccagaccgagggtgattgaccatcatcttgaacttcttctattttcttctattttctaataattgcgccaacagttgttgccttctcaccaagctgcttgcctattgtcctgtagcccatcccagccttgtgcaggtccacaattttatccctgatgtccttacacagctctctggtcttggccattgtggagaggttggagtctgtttgattgagtgtgtggacaggtgtcttttatacaggtaacRagttcaaacaggtgcagttaatacaggtaatgagtggagaacaggagggcttcttaWagaaaaactaacaggtctgtgagagccggaattcttactggttggtaggtgatcaaatacttatgtcatgcaaattaattacttaaaaatcataatgtgattttctggatttttgttttagattctgtctctcacagttgaagtgtagccatgataaaaattacagacctctacatgctttgtaagtaggaaaacctgcaaaatcggcagtgtatcaaatacttgttcacctgtggcagcaactacagcctcaactcttcttgggtatgatgttgcaagcttggcacacctgtatttggggagtttctcccattctctgcagatcctcgcaagctctgtcaggttggatggggagcgttgctgcacagctattttcatgtctctccagagatgtttgatcgggttcaagtctgggctctggctgggccactcaaggacatttatagacttgtcccaaagccactcctgcattgtcttggctgtgtgctcagggtcgttgtcctgttggaaggtgaacctttgccccagtctgaggtcctgagctctctggagcaggttttcatcaaggatctctctgtactttgctcagttaatctttcccttgatactgactagtctcccagtccctgccgttgaaaaacatccccacagcatgatgctgccaccaccatgtttccaGAGAATCTCCAGAGAAtctttgccttttggcaaactccaagcgggctgtcatgtgccttttactgaagagtggcttcggtctggccactctatcataaaaggcctgattggtggagtgctgcagagatgggagaaccttcaagaaggacaaccatctccacagacgaactctggagctctgtcaaagtgacgatctggttcttggtcacctccctgaccaaggaccttctcccccgattgctcagtttggctgggcagccagctctaggaagaatcttggaggttgcaaacttcttccatttaagaatgatggaggccactgtgttcttggggaccttcaatgttgcagacattttttagtacccttccccagatcggtgcctcgacacaaacctgtctcgagggctctagggacaattccttcgacttcatggcttggtttttgctctgacatgcactatcaactgtgggaccttatatagacaggtgtgccttttcatttgattggtcatgatttgtatttaccacaggtggactccaatcaagttgtagaaacttcaagGATGATCAGCGGAAACAGGATGAAGCttagctcaatttagagtctcatagcaaagggtctgaatactcatgttaATAAGTTGTTTTTATTATACTttagctaaaatttctaaaaacctgttttcgctttgtcattatggggtattgtgtgtagattgatgaggaaaaaacgatttaatcaattttagaataaggctgtaacgtaacaaaatgtggaaaaagccaaggggtgtgaaaactttccgaatgcactgtaaaacagTCAGAATGGAGAAAGATCCATGTAAATcccttagaatgtatgtgtttgcCACCCTAGCCTCATGCACTACTCAATTTGCAAATGTAGAATTTGTATTATTCAAAACCAAAATACTGTCAAATACTGTcaaaaatgataaaaaaatacagtgaTAGAGTTCCTTGTCCTTGTGTGGATGATGTTCTAACGTTGCTGTAACCAACTCACCCTCTTTGCTGTTGTGAAGGATGTTCTAACGTTGCTGTAACCAACTCACCCTCTTTGCTGTTGTGGATGATGTTCTAACGTTGCTGTAACCAACTCACCCTCTTTGATGTTGTGAAGGATGTTCTAACGTTGCTGTAACCAACTCACCCTCTTTGCTGTTGTGGATGATGTTCTAACGTTGCTGCAACCAACTCACCCTCTTTGCTGTTGTGNGTTGCTGCAACCAACTCACCCTCTTTGCTGTTGTGGATGATGTTCTAACGTTGCTGCAACCAACTCACCCTCTTTGCTGTTGTGGATGATGTTCTTGCAGAGCAGGTCGTTGTGACAGAGCACCACAGGAGAGCCCAGCTTTGACAAGTGCTCCTTCATCCACACCATCTCCTGCTCCAACACCGCCTGGCTGGGCACCTCCTGCTggatcctggagagagaggggcggtGGGGGGAGTCCACATTTTCAGACAAACATCAGTGACTCCGTTTCCTCCCTGTGACTGTTGTCGAGGACACCATGTTCAttgttaaataaaaacaacagtaagtTGCCCCTATTTAGAGTGACTGAAATAGCTTTGCCAGGTTGTCACCAAAGTGTATACAGTGTTGTTGGACCAACAGAGCATGGGACTTTGTAGAATgaacaaaaacagacacacactctctcaaaagGGTAGAGTTTCAAATCAGATGGAGTGCAGCCGACTAATACAATTGTAGCCAGAGGTGCATACATCCCGATTTTGCACAACAGCACTATTCTCTCACTCCTTGCGGGTTGTCTTACATGAATGagcctgctgctgaggagagagagagagcaagagaggagcgTTGAGCTACTGTTGATTGCAAAGATGGAGGCCTTTTCACAGACGTAAAATGAAAGTTAGAGTATGCCTATAGTGAAAAGTCTAGAAGAGGAATGTTCCCCGTATTGACAAGTTTTAATATTGTAGTGAACTAAGATAACAAGAATGTTGGCGCAGCAAAATGCAGGCTAGTGTGCAACTCGCTATTCAGGTACAGTAGGATGCAATTTCTTTACTTTATAAAATGTTTTCATATTTAtcatttgttttatcattattctatcattgtaggcctatgtattaatctaaaccagttctttaaatatgcaaaatgtgttttttttcattCTGTTTAAACATTTATTAGCTAAATTAAGTTCGACCTGTCTTTTTGATTGTGTGCTCTGTATTTAGATTAAGATCGGTTTATAAGTAAGCCcgttgtaaaataaatataattagcctattgctgtcatttgttgggtaCATTAAGCACTAGCCTTTCTTAgtaattgctgcaatatagcCTGTTTGTCTAGGTTTAAACCAGTTCgcaagtgttttgtttcattttgttgagCAATTTTCTTTGGTCAAATGAAGTTCCACCTGTAATGCGTTTGCCGCAATACAATATCCTGctcgtattttccctataaacaatggccTGATTTACTTTTAATATTACCCTAATTTACTTTTGCTTGATTTACATTTAATATTACCCTAATTTACTTTTGCTTGAtatacttttgatattaccctggTTATTAGCCTATTATGTTGCAGGCgtatgatatgaaggcagtgcCCAGTTGActccgacagttgaacttgaggtagAATGTTCTTGGCataccagagttactcctataatctaacattataaaaaaatttttttttatagaaaactCACATATTAGCCTCCTTCCTTACGCCTATATCGCGATCTCTCTCTCTTGGGCTGAGCCtaagcttatatatatatatatatatatacacacacacacattttttaaaatcaatatcATACAGAGAGTGCCTAAGCCAACAGGCCTATGAatgcaatgccctgatgcatttagtgctcaaatctccaacagctgaaccgtgaggtggacaattcttgttttaggaaagtaaaaaacaaaaacgcTATAAAAGTTCTGCATAtgctacacatcgaaacacaaGAAAAgcgtttttgtaatttgttataggctgtttttaaggacaggtaaatgtggctcatttggccaatatCCCTGGTTTATTGATGGTGCTGGCtgcgtgggtggacgccctaatgggTAACACACCCAATCCATATGGATGAccggtacatttctcaaatgtccgataaattaaaatcttcccggtCACTTTTCCGGCGCCACTGTTTCCTATCATAAaccttggtgtgtatgtgtgtactgtatgtgtgtttgcatgagAGTAAGGTAATTTGTGTGTACTGTCTTCACCCTGAGTGCCCAGTGGAGCAGTGCTGAGAGGAAAGGGTTCATTCCATGGGTGATTGTCTCGGCCAATCGAGCAACCACTCTCCTGTGGTAATGGGCTTAAAGGGCTAATCCAGAGTTGCCTGAAGAGGCAGAGAAGAAAGGGGAGGACTGACCGACTCACACTGTTAACTCTATCCAGGGATTCCCACTTCTAACTTTCTTCCATTAGTAGTACAGCAATAGTTACTACTATTGGGAATATTCCCTACTATCAGTAACCAACCACCAAATGATACTACTGCTGCTTCTCCCTATAGCCTATCCCCACTGAGGACCATCTGCACCCAGGCCACTGCTCTCTTACTGAGCTCCCAGTCTCCAGTTTCCAAGAGTTTCACCCAGCTCTCTCCACCCTGCCTGCCCAGGATCTCTGCTGTTGGCTGGGTACAGGAGCAAGTTGAGCAACCACCCTCAAGAAGGCAGAAGCCTTCTCTTCTCTGGGCACAGTTGTTGAGTCTACGTTTGTGCGAGTGTGACTAGGACTGTGTGTAcagttggtcccgtgtggctcagttggtagagcatggcgcttgcaacgccagggttgtgggttcattccccactgggggaccaggatgaatatgtatgaactttccaatttgtaagtcgctctggataagagcgtctgctaaatgacttaaatgtaaaatgtaaatgtacagtggAGGCAGGATAGCTGAATGACACAGTGTGCTACATTACCCAGGCAGGCTGATAAACTGTAAGCGGTATGCAAACATCTGATATCCCAATGCATACCTCTGGCTCCCTAATCCACATCTACCCTGCACTGTAGTTATGATCACACTTATATAAGAGCCTGTATAGAGGACTTAATAACCATGGGAATAAAGCGTAATCCTCCCAGAAGACTGAGTATGTATGAACAATAAACCAGGTTATGAAAAGACCCTTCTGAGTAAGAGGGGCCAAAGTGTGTCTGAGccagtgtctgtgtgcgtgtaaCTTTGGTCTAGTTTCTTTAGTCTCTGTGTTTTCAGGTTACctggtgtggagtgtgtgtgtctcgtttCAGGGTCCTCTTACCTGGTGTTGGAGGCTTGATCGGTGAACTCGGTAGCGACCAGAGAGAAATATTTCCTCATCTTGATCCACAGATTGGGTTTGGGGATGCAGCCGTTGTGTGCATGGATCGCATGGATATGAGCCATCTCCCTGGATATCAGTCTAAGGAGGAAGATACACACATTATAAGACACTATATTACACACTACTCAATACAGTATACCAGTACTCACCTTTCATGCAAACATGTTTGTTCTGatgaattaaataaaatacaatgtgCTCTTCCAAAATTACTCATATCCACTAAAAACCGTTGGGTCCTGGATCCTTCTCTGATAATGTATTAACTTGACTGCTTGACCTCTAATTCTAGTTCCATGGTGATAACAGGGTTTAGGACAGTCTTGAGACTCATCAGTCCATCTGGACTCATCAGTAGGCT
It encodes the following:
- the LOC111970029 gene encoding ethanolamine kinase 1-like isoform X1, translated to MLDARYKDRYFDADEQGLREMLRTQLDKMETDTVTVRAEEEMSRTDRAETSLLDMYDEILFENETTEQMNNETAQQLFTDGTTNKLVGCYVEASPEDVVLVRVYGNKTELIVDRDNELKSFQVLHANGCAPRLYCTFQNGLCYEFMQGDALGTQDVRDPTILRLISREMAHIHAIHAHNGCIPKPNLWIKMRKYFSLVATEFTDQASNTRIQQEVPSQAVLEQEMVWMKEHLSKLGSPVVLCHNDLLCKNIIHNSKEGHVRFIDYEYSSYNYQAFDIGNHFNEFAGMSELDYGLYPSREMQLEWLRVYLHAYKASTKKGEEVSDRELETLYVQVNKFALASHFFWGFWALIQAKYSSINFDFLGYAVLRFNQYFKTKPAAMALQIPE
- the LOC111970029 gene encoding ethanolamine kinase 1-like isoform X2; translated protein: MSRIPEISVNNSKRKINHIMETEIHVPVGSPVIRKFPIFVEENNVTDGAMKLIKQLRPAWDMNHVKTKLFTDGTTNKLVGCYVEASPEDVVLVRVYGNKTELIVDRDNELKSFQVLHANGCAPRLYCTFQNGLCYEFMQGDALGTQDVRDPTILRLISREMAHIHAIHAHNGCIPKPNLWIKMRKYFSLVATEFTDQASNTRIQQEVPSQAVLEQEMVWMKEHLSKLGSPVVLCHNDLLCKNIIHNSKEGHVRFIDYEYSSYNYQAFDIGNHFNEFAGMSELDYGLYPSREMQLEWLRVYLHAYKASTKKGEEVSDRELETLYVQVNKFALASHFFWGFWALIQAKYSSINFDFLGYAVLRFNQYFKTKPAAMALQIPE